GGGGCTATTAAAGGCATCTCTGAAGCCAAAGTCGATAAACTCCTCGCCGAAGCGGCGAAATTTGTCAATATGGGTTTCACCACAGCCACTGATATTCACAGACGAAGGGCTAATATTATCCAACTGACCACCGGTTCGAAAGAATTGGATAAGTTGTTAGGGGGCGGTATTGAAACTGGTTCAATTACGGAAATTTTCGGCGAATTTCGAACGGGGAAAACCCAAATTTGCCACACTTTGGCTGTGACTTGCCAATTGGCGCTTGAAAGTGGCGGAGGCGAAGGCAAGTGTCTTTATATTGACACTGAGGGCACGTTCAGGCCTGAACGCTTGCTACCGGTGGCTGAGAGGTACAACATGGACGGACAACAAGTCCTGGATAATGTCGTGTTTGCGAGAGCTTTTAATACCGATCATCAGACTGAACTTTTGGTTCATGCCGCGGCAATGATGATGGAGTCAAGGTACTGTCTTTTGATTGTCGATAGTGCCACGTCTTTGTATCGGACGGATTATTCGGGAAGGGGGGAATTGTCAGCAAGGCAGAATCATCTGGCGAGGTTTCTGAGGATGTTGCTGCGACTTGCTGATGAGGTATTTTGTGTCAGATTAACTATTTTTGGGAGTTTAAAAATCGCTTTCAGTTTGGAGTTGCCGTTGTGCTGACGAACCAAGTGGTTGCCCAAGTTGACGGCGCTGCGATGTTTAACGCAGACCCCAAGAAACCAATCGGTGGTAACATTATGGCACATTCATCCACAACACGACTTTCCTTGAGGAAAGGCCGAGGCGAAGCAAGAGTGTGTAAAATATACGATTCGCCGTGTTTGCCCGAATCCGAGGCAATTTTTGCCATTCGTCCAGATGGAATTGGCGATGTTCAGGAGTGAATaccttattttttactaactaAATAGgcgttatttttaattttttgaataaaataaaattatttgatagTATATCTTTTGCAAAACGTATTTTTCTTTCGAAATACTAAtcaattttaacttatttattaatttgattgTGGA
The sequence above is a segment of the Tribolium castaneum strain GA2 chromosome 9, icTriCast1.1, whole genome shotgun sequence genome. Coding sequences within it:
- the LOC663507 gene encoding DNA repair protein RAD51 homolog 1, yielding MEASLASTDTVVEDEAKNGGPQPLSKLQVNGITAGDLKKLEDAGFHSIESIAYTPKKVLGAIKGISEAKVDKLLAEAAKFVNMGFTTATDIHRRRANIIQLTTGSKELDKLLGGGIETGSITEIFGEFRTGKTQICHTLAVTCQLALESGGGEGKCLYIDTEGTFRPERLLPVAERYNMDGQQVLDNVVFARAFNTDHQTELLVHAAAMMMESRYCLLIVDSATSLYRTDYSGRGELSARQNHLARFLRMLLRLADEFGVAVVLTNQVVAQVDGAAMFNADPKKPIGGNIMAHSSTTRLSLRKGRGEARVCKIYDSPCLPESEAIFAIRPDGIGDVQE